A genomic stretch from Setaria viridis chromosome 1, Setaria_viridis_v4.0, whole genome shotgun sequence includes:
- the LOC117843450 gene encoding transcription factor bHLH144 → MQGDPGYGYGGYGYGYTAGAGGYNYDMASYGGGGAYHTANDQYPAAPATYEDPLAGRRQHDFPAPLTGLEFQATDTCPKNYVIFDQTYDRSRVMFHPSLANNLGSSGGGYGHDHGCYGYDQNYAGKGAYYGDGGGTASVRQKEDTDEIDALMSTEDGEDEDDVRSTGRTPGCGGAGGSPDSTCSSGGGGQKKKERMKKMVRTLKGIVPGGDRMDTPAVLDEAVRYLKSLKVEAKKLGARGSSS, encoded by the coding sequence ATGCAGGGAGACCCCGGGTACGGGTACGGTGGCTACGGATACGGCtacaccgccggcgccggcggttaTAACTATGACATGGCCTCCtacggaggcggtggcgcgtaCCACACGGCGAACGATCAGtaccccgccgcgccggccacctACGAGGACCCGCTCGCCGGCCGGAGGCAGCACGACTTCCCGGCGCCGCTCACGGGCCTGGAGTTCCAGGCGACGGACACCTGCCCCAAGAACTACGTCATCTTCGACCAGACGTACGACCGGAGCCGGGTCATGTTCCACCCCTCCCTGGCCAACAACTTGGGCTCCTCCGGAGGCGGGTACGGCCACGACCACGGCTGCTACGGCTACGACCAGAACTACGCCGGCAAGGGCGCCTAttacggcgacggcggcggcactgcCTCGGTCCGGCAGAAGGAGGACACGGACGAGATCGACGCACTGATGAGCAcggaggacggcgaggacgaggacgacgtgCGGAGCACCGGCCGCACCccggggtgcggcggcgccggggggtCCCCGGACTCCACGTGttcgtccggcggcggcggccagaagaagaaggagcggatgaagaagatggtgcGGACGCTCAAGGGGATCGTCCCCGGCGGCGACCGGATGGACACGCCGGCGGTGCTGGACGAGGCCGTCAGGTACCTCAAGTCCCTCAAGGTGGAGGCCAAGAAGCTCGGCGCGCGCGGGTCAAGCAGCTAG
- the LOC117847615 gene encoding uncharacterized protein, translating to MPPRSDHAAGSAAAAAAAAAAQTHGSDFDSIDPLFHLLRVLPFSFLRPPRTRLRLPSNLALPSPMTVFSLILLTYFAVVSGLVYDVIVEPPGIGSAQDPATGAVRPVVFLPGRVNGQYIIEGLSSGFMFLLGGIGIILLDLSADRTRPRSLRVSFGGSGAVAVVIAYAMAMLFLRIKIPGYLW from the coding sequence ATGCCTCCCAGATCGGACCacgccgccggcagcgccgccgccgccgcggcggccgcggccgcccagaCCCACGGATCCGACTTCGACTCCATCGACCCCCTGTTCCACCTCCTCCGAGTGctgcccttctccttcctcagGCCGCCGCGCACCCGCCTCAGGCTGCCGTCCAACCTGGCGCTCCCCTCCCCCATGACCGTCttctccctcatcctcctcaccTACTTCGCCGTCGTCTCCGGCCTCGTATACGACGTCATCGTCGAGCCCCCCGGCATCGGCAGCGCCCAGgaccccgccaccggcgccgtccGCCCCGTCGTCTTCCTCCCGGGGCGCGTCAACGGACAGTACATCATCGAGGGGCTCTCCTCCGGGTTCATGTTCCTCCTCGGCGGCATAGGCATCATCCTCCTCGACCTCTCCGCCGATCGCACCAGACCCCGGAGCCTCCGCGTCTCCTTCGGCGGCTCTGGCGCAGTAGCCGTCGTCATCGCCTACGCCATGGCCATGCTCTTCCTCCGCATCAAGATCCCCGGCTACCTATGGTGA